In Nicotiana tabacum cultivar K326 chromosome 17, ASM71507v2, whole genome shotgun sequence, one DNA window encodes the following:
- the LOC142171691 gene encoding uncharacterized protein LOC142171691, translating to METSYANINGQIWLLFDAVVEWELVEDIEQQMTVRVFHHDLGQHMMMTFVYEKCSTMERLELWDHLYYLASDMKLPWLVGGDFNVVLHEDGKIGGFPVHPPEYEDFAFCVNSCSLFEQGYKESPFTWWNERSNAECIFKRLNRIFVNLPFQNMLPTIEVEHLIRTGSDHAPFLMTCGEYTTNFVKPFRFLNFWTKHATFMDVNIKRVNAALSKWSRETFGDIFKQLAILEDLVRVKEMLFEEEPTIENKIVLQKAQSELKKYLSIEEQYWKQKAGMIWFAE from the exons ATGGAGACTTCTTATGCAAATATTAATGGGCAAATATGGTTGTTATTCGATGCAGTGGTGGAATGGGAATTAGTGGAGGATATCGAGCAACAGATGACTGTGAGAGTGTTTCACCATGACCTGGGGCAACACATGATGATGacatttgtttatgaaaaatgttCAACAATGGAGAGGTTGGAATTGTGGGATCACTTGTATTACTTAGCAAGTGATATGAAATTACCATGGTtggtaggaggggatttcaatgtggTATTGCATGAAGATGGGAAAATAGGGGGATTTCCAGTACACCCTCCTGAATATGAGGATTTTGCATTTTGTGTAAACTCTTGTAGTTTGTTTGAGCAAGGGTACAAAGAAAGTCCATTCACATGGTGGAATGAGAGATCCAATGCTGAGtgtatattcaagagattgaataggatttttgtgaatttgccaTTTCAGAACATGTTGCCAACTATTGAAGTTGAGCATCTAATCAGAACTGGATCAGATCATGCACCATTTCTAATGACATGTGGGGAGTATACAACCAATTTTGTCAAGCCTTTCAGGTTCTTGAACTTTTGGACAAAGCATGCTACATTCATGGATGTG AATATCAAGAGGGTGAATGCAGCACTTTCAAAATGGAGTAGGGAAACATTTGGTGATATCTTCAAGCAATTAGCTATTTTGGAGGACCTTGTTAGGGTGAAGGAGATGTTGTTTGAAGAAGAGCCTACAATTGAGAATAAGATTGTTCTTCAAAAGGCTCAATCTGAATTGAAGAAATACTTGAGTATTGAGGAGCAGTATTGGAAACAAAAAGCTGGAATGATTTGGTTTGCTGAATGA